Proteins from a genomic interval of Mycolicibacterium grossiae:
- a CDS encoding chemotaxis protein CheB, with protein MSDPALRGVVAVGASAGGVEALKDFVAGLPEGFGYAVLVALHTAPGSPGVLGRILDRCGPLSAATAHHGEPLRPGRVYVAVPDRHIMVDDRRVVLSRGPSEGRHRPAINPLFRSVALHHGPRGVGIVLSGVLDDGVSGLGAVHDRGGLTVVQDPDEALYSDMPLNALAAVPVDHTLKAAEMGAMLSNRPWPLGAVTDLPPDPSLEMEQRIAMGSPYASSGATQLGPPSGYSCPDCNGGLVEVGPGNYRCRVGHAWTPNALFDAWDSESENALSMAVRSLEEKARLARHLAGTVSPGMLQRRYAEIADEGDAAVEVLRARLDRAREEMDGE; from the coding sequence ATGTCCGATCCCGCCCTTCGCGGCGTCGTTGCCGTCGGTGCGTCTGCCGGAGGAGTCGAGGCGCTCAAGGACTTCGTTGCCGGCCTGCCCGAGGGCTTCGGATACGCAGTTCTCGTCGCGCTGCACACCGCGCCAGGATCGCCCGGCGTACTCGGCCGCATCCTGGACCGCTGTGGGCCATTGAGCGCCGCCACCGCGCACCACGGCGAGCCCCTACGGCCGGGGCGCGTGTACGTAGCGGTGCCCGACCGACACATCATGGTCGACGACCGTCGGGTGGTGTTGTCCCGCGGCCCGTCCGAGGGTCGACACCGCCCCGCGATCAATCCGCTGTTCCGGTCCGTCGCGTTGCACCATGGTCCGCGCGGGGTCGGCATCGTGTTGTCGGGTGTCCTCGACGACGGCGTCTCGGGGCTGGGCGCCGTCCACGACCGCGGGGGCCTGACCGTCGTCCAAGACCCCGACGAGGCGCTCTATTCGGACATGCCGCTCAACGCGCTCGCGGCGGTGCCGGTCGACCACACCCTCAAGGCGGCCGAAATGGGTGCGATGCTCTCGAACCGCCCCTGGCCGCTCGGCGCGGTCACCGACCTGCCGCCCGACCCGTCGCTGGAGATGGAGCAACGAATCGCCATGGGATCTCCCTATGCCAGCTCTGGTGCAACGCAACTCGGTCCGCCCTCGGGTTACTCCTGCCCGGATTGCAATGGCGGCCTCGTGGAGGTGGGACCGGGCAACTACCGGTGCCGTGTCGGGCACGCGTGGACGCCAAACGCGCTCTTCGACGCCTGGGACTCCGAATCGGAGAACGCCTTGAGCATGGCGGTGCGCAGCTTGGAGGAGAAGGCCCGCCTCGCCCGCCACCTCGCCGGGACGGTGAGCCCCGGCATGCTGCAACGTCGCTACGCCGAGATCGCCGACGAGGGCGATGCAGCCGTGGAAGTGCTTCGGGCGCGCCTAGATCGGGCTCGCGAGGAGATGGACGGTGAGTGA
- a CDS encoding phage holin family protein codes for MAMSTASEARSGAPGAPNAPEPTVGELLGRLSEQTSRLVRDEMKLGQKELQHSITHAAVGAGLGGAAGVLALFGFGVLLAAIVAALALVLPVWAAALIVAAVLFVGAAIAGLLGRKQVAEVAPVAPKTVDTVRDDIREVKEARRA; via the coding sequence ATGGCGATGAGCACGGCATCCGAGGCCAGGTCCGGCGCCCCCGGCGCGCCGAACGCCCCCGAACCGACGGTAGGCGAACTGCTGGGCCGACTGTCCGAGCAGACGTCGCGGCTGGTGCGCGACGAGATGAAGTTGGGGCAGAAGGAGTTGCAGCACTCAATCACGCATGCCGCGGTCGGTGCCGGGCTCGGTGGCGCCGCCGGCGTGCTGGCGCTGTTCGGCTTCGGCGTGCTGCTGGCTGCGATCGTCGCGGCGCTCGCACTGGTCCTGCCGGTGTGGGCCGCGGCGCTGATCGTGGCAGCCGTGCTGTTCGTCGGCGCCGCGATCGCCGGTCTACTCGGCCGCAAGCAGGTGGCCGAGGTCGCTCCCGTCGCGCCGAAGACCGTCGACACGGTGCGCGACGACATCCGCGAGGTCAAGGAGGCCCGCCGTGCCTGA
- a CDS encoding DUF3618 domain-containing protein has product MPDEREPGPDASIDDIQADIEATRAELADTVSALADKADVKGRAQDKVAETRERVAESVQDTKETVVRTTHQATETVTQNRGASIGAVVAIAAVVGLVVWLRRRNA; this is encoded by the coding sequence GTGCCTGACGAACGTGAACCCGGCCCCGACGCCAGCATCGACGACATCCAGGCCGACATCGAGGCCACCCGGGCCGAACTCGCCGACACCGTGAGCGCGCTCGCCGACAAGGCGGACGTGAAGGGTAGGGCGCAGGACAAGGTCGCCGAGACCCGTGAACGGGTCGCCGAGTCGGTGCAGGACACCAAGGAGACGGTGGTCCGCACCACGCACCAGGCCACCGAGACGGTCACCCAGAACCGCGGGGCGAGCATCGGCGCCGTCGTCGCCATCGCTGCCGTCGTCGGGCTGGTCGTCTGGCTCCGCCGCCGCAACGCGTAG
- a CDS encoding glycoside hydrolase family 65 protein encodes MIHEGAFTVEPWTIRETTLDLGILAQTESVFTLSNGHIGLRGNLDEGEPHGLPGTYLNSFFEIRPLPYAEAGFGYPEEGQTVVDVTNGKLIRLLVDDEPFDVRYGELQHHERVLDMRAGTLTREVRWCSPAGKRVAITSTRLVSLEQRGVAAIEYCVEAIDEFTRVTVQSELVANEDQPETSNDPRASAILKTPLRAVSHEREQDGAILIHETRYSELMMAAAMDHDVDVPGRVEVATDARDDLARTTVICGLRPGQKLRIVKYLAYGWSSLRSRPALRDQTAAALAGARYVGWQGLLDAQRAYLDDFWDRADVEVEGDADIQQAVRFGLFHVLQASARAERRAIAGKGLTGTGYDGHAFWDTEGYVLPVLTYTVPRAAADALRWRASTLDLARDRAKELDLDGAAFPWRTIRGQECSAYWPAGTAAWHVNADIAAAFERYRLVTGDADLEADCGIEVLVETARLWRSLGHHDRHGVWHLDGVTGPDEYTAVVRDNVFTNLMAAHNLRVAAAACVRHPDRARELGVTTEEMAAWRDAAEAAHLPYDDGLGVHEQCEGFTTLREWDFDDNTQYPLLLHEPYVRLYPAQVIKQADLVLAMHWQGHAFSKEQKARNVDYYEPRMVRDSSLSACTQAVLCAEVGHLELAHDYTYEAALIDLRDLHHNTRDGLHMASLAGAWTALVAGFGGLRDDEHVVALDPALPDGLARLRFRLCWKGFRVTVDVTHDDITYTLRDGPDGELTIQHAGEELHLTTHGPTTVPMVPRTPLLGTPRQPVGRIPLGRQR; translated from the coding sequence ATGATCCACGAGGGCGCGTTCACCGTCGAACCGTGGACCATCCGCGAGACCACCCTGGACCTCGGCATCCTGGCCCAGACCGAGTCGGTCTTCACGTTGTCGAACGGCCACATCGGGCTGCGCGGCAACCTCGACGAGGGCGAGCCGCACGGGCTGCCCGGCACCTACCTCAACTCGTTCTTCGAGATCCGTCCGCTGCCGTACGCAGAGGCGGGCTTCGGCTACCCCGAGGAGGGGCAGACCGTCGTCGACGTCACCAACGGCAAGCTCATCCGGCTGCTCGTCGACGACGAACCGTTCGACGTCCGCTACGGCGAACTGCAGCACCACGAACGCGTCCTGGACATGCGGGCCGGCACGCTGACCCGCGAGGTGCGCTGGTGCTCGCCGGCCGGCAAGCGGGTGGCGATCACGTCGACGCGGCTGGTGTCCCTGGAGCAGCGCGGCGTCGCGGCCATCGAGTACTGCGTCGAGGCGATCGACGAGTTCACGCGCGTCACCGTGCAGTCCGAGCTGGTCGCCAATGAAGATCAGCCGGAGACGTCGAACGATCCGCGCGCCTCGGCGATCCTCAAGACGCCGCTACGGGCGGTGTCGCACGAGCGCGAGCAGGACGGCGCGATCCTCATCCACGAGACGCGCTACTCCGAGCTGATGATGGCCGCGGCGATGGACCACGACGTCGACGTGCCCGGCCGCGTCGAGGTCGCCACGGACGCCCGCGACGACCTGGCGCGCACCACGGTGATCTGCGGGCTGAGGCCGGGCCAGAAGCTGCGCATCGTCAAGTACCTCGCCTACGGATGGTCGAGCCTGCGCTCGCGACCCGCGCTGCGGGACCAGACCGCCGCCGCGCTCGCGGGCGCCCGCTACGTCGGCTGGCAGGGCCTGCTCGACGCGCAGCGGGCGTACCTCGACGACTTCTGGGACCGCGCCGACGTGGAGGTCGAAGGCGACGCCGACATCCAACAGGCGGTGCGGTTCGGGCTGTTCCACGTGCTGCAGGCCAGCGCGCGCGCCGAGCGCCGGGCGATCGCCGGCAAGGGCCTCACCGGCACCGGATACGACGGGCACGCGTTCTGGGACACCGAGGGCTACGTGCTGCCCGTGCTGACCTACACGGTGCCCCGGGCGGCGGCCGACGCGCTGCGCTGGCGGGCGTCGACGCTCGACCTTGCGCGCGACCGCGCCAAGGAACTCGACCTCGACGGGGCGGCATTCCCGTGGCGCACGATCCGCGGTCAGGAGTGCTCGGCCTACTGGCCGGCCGGCACCGCGGCATGGCACGTCAACGCCGACATCGCCGCCGCGTTCGAGCGCTACCGCCTGGTGACCGGCGACGCCGACCTGGAGGCTGACTGCGGCATCGAGGTTCTGGTGGAGACGGCGCGGCTGTGGCGGTCGCTCGGGCACCACGACCGGCACGGCGTCTGGCATCTCGACGGCGTCACCGGGCCCGACGAATACACCGCCGTCGTCCGGGACAACGTGTTCACCAATCTCATGGCGGCGCACAACCTTCGGGTTGCCGCCGCGGCGTGCGTGCGGCATCCGGACCGCGCCCGTGAACTCGGCGTCACCACCGAGGAGATGGCGGCGTGGCGCGACGCCGCCGAGGCCGCGCACCTGCCGTACGACGACGGCCTGGGCGTCCACGAGCAGTGCGAGGGTTTCACGACGCTGCGCGAGTGGGACTTCGACGACAACACGCAGTACCCGCTGCTGCTGCACGAGCCCTATGTCCGGCTCTATCCCGCGCAGGTGATCAAGCAGGCGGACCTGGTGCTGGCGATGCACTGGCAGGGGCATGCATTCAGCAAGGAGCAGAAGGCCCGCAACGTCGACTACTACGAGCCACGGATGGTGCGTGATTCGTCTTTGTCGGCGTGCACCCAGGCCGTCTTGTGCGCGGAGGTAGGCCACCTCGAGCTTGCGCACGACTACACCTACGAGGCGGCGCTCATCGATCTACGCGACCTGCACCACAACACCCGCGACGGACTGCACATGGCGTCGCTCGCGGGGGCGTGGACGGCGCTGGTCGCGGGCTTCGGCGGGCTGCGCGACGACGAGCACGTGGTCGCCCTGGACCCGGCACTTCCCGACGGACTGGCACGGCTGCGATTCCGATTGTGCTGGAAGGGGTTCCGCGTGACGGTCGACGTGACGCACGACGACATCACCTACACGCTGCGCGACGGTCCCGACGGCGAGCTGACCATCCAGCACGCCGGCGAGGAGTTACACCTGACCACCCACGGGCCGACCACGGTGCCGATGGTTCCGCGCACGCCGCTGCTCGGCACCCCGCGCCAGCCAGTCGGCCGCATCCCCCTCGGCCGCCAGCGGTAG
- a CDS encoding beta-phosphoglucomutase family hydrolase: protein MSFGLPDRVRACLFDLDGVLTDTASVHRKAWKAMFDDFLRQRAHGGDFTPFDVDADYLTYVDGKTREDGVRSFLASRGITLPEGSPDDDASAETVFGLGNRKNAAFQKTMHADGIEVFAGSRDYMRAVKEGGLAVAVVSSSANTREVLALTGLDQYVDARVDGVTLREEHIKGKPAPDSFLAGAARLGVDASAAAVFEDALSGVAAGRAGHFGIVIGVDRVGHADALRQHGADVVVTDLADLLDAR, encoded by the coding sequence GTGAGCTTCGGACTCCCCGATCGTGTGCGCGCCTGCCTGTTCGACCTGGACGGAGTGCTGACCGACACGGCCAGCGTTCACCGCAAGGCGTGGAAGGCGATGTTCGACGACTTCCTGCGCCAACGCGCGCACGGCGGCGACTTCACGCCGTTCGACGTCGACGCCGACTACCTCACCTACGTCGACGGCAAGACCCGCGAGGACGGGGTGCGCTCCTTCCTCGCCTCGCGCGGGATCACGTTGCCCGAGGGCAGCCCCGACGACGACGCATCCGCCGAAACGGTCTTCGGGCTCGGCAACCGCAAGAACGCGGCCTTCCAGAAGACCATGCACGCCGACGGCATCGAGGTCTTCGCGGGCTCGCGGGACTACATGCGCGCGGTGAAGGAGGGCGGCCTGGCCGTCGCGGTCGTGTCGTCCTCGGCCAATACCCGCGAGGTGCTCGCACTGACCGGGCTCGACCAGTACGTCGACGCCCGCGTCGACGGGGTGACGCTGCGCGAGGAGCACATCAAGGGCAAGCCCGCACCGGACAGCTTCCTCGCCGGGGCAGCCCGCCTCGGCGTCGACGCGTCCGCGGCGGCCGTCTTCGAGGACGCGCTCTCCGGCGTGGCGGCCGGCCGGGCCGGCCACTTCGGCATCGTCATCGGCGTCGACCGCGTCGGCCACGCCGACGCGCTGCGCCAGCACGGGGCCGACGTCGTCGTCACCGACCTCGCCGACCTGCTGGACGCCCGATGA
- a CDS encoding Crp/Fnr family transcriptional regulator: MPSELTFRSGDVIFAQADPPDCLYLTTSGKVRLGRHDDTGRTCLYTVVGPGEVFGEVAMFDTSPRTEMAVAMTDVRALAWDRAGLDELFATDPTAAEHLLRVLARRIRRASDDITDLMSATVSSRVAKQLLRLAQQFGVQHDGAVRVALDLNQEQLAQLTGTSRECVNRALSEFCDSGWIRVEPNAVLIVDRQPLVRCVDGGRRIGSGRAH; the protein is encoded by the coding sequence GTGCCGAGTGAGCTGACGTTCCGCAGCGGCGACGTGATCTTCGCCCAGGCGGACCCGCCGGACTGCCTCTACCTCACGACCTCGGGCAAGGTCCGCCTCGGCCGGCACGACGACACCGGGCGCACCTGCCTCTACACCGTCGTCGGTCCCGGCGAGGTGTTCGGGGAGGTCGCGATGTTCGACACCAGCCCGCGCACCGAGATGGCCGTCGCGATGACCGACGTCCGTGCGCTGGCCTGGGACCGTGCCGGGCTCGACGAGCTGTTCGCCACCGATCCGACGGCGGCCGAGCACCTGCTGCGCGTGCTGGCGCGGCGCATCCGCCGAGCGTCCGACGACATCACCGACCTGATGTCGGCGACGGTGTCGAGCCGGGTGGCCAAGCAGCTGCTGCGGCTCGCTCAGCAGTTCGGGGTGCAGCACGACGGCGCGGTCCGCGTCGCGCTGGACCTCAACCAGGAGCAGCTCGCGCAGCTCACCGGGACCTCGCGGGAATGCGTGAACCGGGCGCTGTCGGAGTTCTGCGATTCCGGCTGGATTCGCGTCGAGCCGAACGCCGTCCTGATCGTCGACCGGCAGCCGCTGGTGCGGTGCGTCGACGGAGGCCGTCGCATCGGCAGCGGCCGCGCGCACTGA
- a CDS encoding STAS domain-containing protein codes for MNAPRTTRPEPLLDVVTTQHDDALVLHVSGDIDLASAPTLSRAIVTALDDRPPTLVFDLTRVRFLASVGLSLLIEAQSSAHPATHVVVVADGPVTARPITITGVDEIVPLYATLGEALTAASR; via the coding sequence GTGAACGCTCCTCGCACGACACGGCCCGAACCGCTGCTCGACGTCGTCACCACCCAGCACGACGACGCGCTCGTCCTCCACGTCAGCGGCGACATCGATCTGGCCTCGGCGCCGACGCTTTCCCGGGCGATCGTGACCGCGCTGGACGATCGACCGCCGACGCTCGTCTTCGACCTCACCAGGGTGCGCTTCCTGGCGTCGGTCGGGCTCAGCCTGCTGATCGAGGCGCAGTCCTCGGCCCACCCCGCCACCCACGTCGTGGTGGTCGCCGACGGCCCGGTGACCGCGCGGCCCATCACCATCACCGGCGTCGACGAGATCGTGCCGCTCTACGCGACCCTGGGTGAGGCATTGACTGCCGCGTCGCGCTGA
- a CDS encoding DUF6766 family protein, whose amino-acid sequence MRWLRNNGLLLACLGLFVTFFAGMVVSGTATYNDEQKEHGDAQTVSVWSYLGTGDFVEATFENWESEFLQMGMYVVLTAFLYQRGSAESKPTERPAEQDADPFVTPLIPGTPWPVRRGGVVLWLYQNSLAIAFFLLFFTSWALHALGGVRAFNDEQAMHGQAPISVWRYVTTAQFWFESMQNWQSEFVAVAAIVGLSVFLRQRGSAESKPVPAPHRETGA is encoded by the coding sequence ATGCGGTGGTTGCGGAACAACGGCCTGCTGTTGGCGTGCCTCGGCCTGTTCGTGACGTTCTTCGCCGGAATGGTCGTCTCGGGCACGGCGACGTACAACGACGAGCAGAAGGAGCACGGGGACGCCCAGACCGTGTCGGTGTGGAGCTATCTCGGCACGGGCGACTTCGTCGAGGCCACCTTCGAGAACTGGGAATCCGAGTTCTTGCAGATGGGCATGTACGTCGTGTTGACGGCGTTCCTCTACCAGCGCGGCTCGGCGGAGTCCAAGCCCACCGAGCGTCCCGCCGAGCAGGACGCTGATCCCTTCGTCACGCCGCTGATTCCAGGAACCCCGTGGCCGGTCCGGCGGGGCGGCGTGGTGCTGTGGCTGTACCAGAACTCGTTGGCGATCGCCTTCTTCTTGCTGTTCTTCACGTCCTGGGCGCTACATGCCCTCGGCGGCGTCCGGGCCTTCAACGACGAGCAGGCGATGCACGGCCAAGCGCCGATCTCGGTGTGGCGCTACGTCACGACCGCGCAGTTCTGGTTCGAGTCGATGCAGAACTGGCAGAGCGAGTTCGTCGCGGTCGCCGCGATCGTCGGCTTGTCGGTGTTCCTGCGGCAGCGCGGATCGGCGGAATCGAAGCCGGTGCCTGCGCCCCACCGCGAGACGGGTGCGTGA
- a CDS encoding CheR family methyltransferase, translating into MTGPDENFEALLGFMRDARGFDFTGYKRTSLMRRVRRRMDHLEVQTFEEYLDVLQANADEFAALFNTILINVTAFFRDPEAWDFVAENVIPALVRQQVGDGTIRIWSAGCASGQEAYTLAMLLAEAMPPDEFRRRVKIYATDVDEEALAHARTASYDARAVESVPAHLLERYFDLIGSKYVFNKDLRRAVIFGRNDLVRDAPISRVQLLVCRNTLMYLNADTQRAVLGRLHFALAPTGVLFLGHAEMLLSHADKFTPVDLKNRLFVRAAGSHSELGRVTELADPQLERLGSLAGLDPLRDLAFRASPVAQLVVTGDDTVAMINQQAESLLNLSARDIGRLLRDLEISYRPIELRAYVEQAKVERRPARITDVSWQRPGEDPVWFELHITPLVGADNGLVGVSIAYFDVSANRSLVDKVVHTNSQLEAAYEELQSTNEELETTNEELQSTVEELETTNEELQSTNEELETMNEELQSTNDELHTINDALRERTGELADTTDFLDSLVDSIRLGMIVVDREMRVVSWNRGSEELWGLRAEETTGIPLADLDFGLPLDGMKALIGSAFVDGNAHDETQVNAVNRRGRHVDVKITCTSFRSRQGAITGALLLMRTVD; encoded by the coding sequence ATGACCGGACCCGACGAGAACTTCGAAGCCCTTCTGGGCTTCATGCGGGATGCCCGCGGCTTCGACTTCACGGGATACAAGCGCACCTCGTTGATGCGACGGGTGCGCCGCCGCATGGATCACCTCGAGGTACAGACGTTCGAGGAGTACCTCGACGTGCTGCAGGCCAACGCCGACGAGTTCGCCGCGCTGTTCAACACCATCCTGATCAACGTCACGGCCTTCTTCCGCGATCCGGAGGCGTGGGACTTCGTCGCCGAGAACGTGATTCCCGCACTCGTCCGCCAGCAGGTGGGCGACGGCACCATCCGCATCTGGAGCGCGGGGTGCGCGTCCGGGCAGGAGGCGTACACCCTCGCCATGCTGCTGGCCGAGGCCATGCCCCCCGACGAGTTCCGTCGGCGGGTGAAGATCTACGCGACCGACGTCGACGAGGAGGCGCTTGCACACGCGCGCACGGCGTCCTATGACGCGAGAGCGGTGGAGTCGGTGCCGGCGCACCTCCTCGAGCGGTATTTCGACCTCATCGGCTCCAAGTACGTCTTCAACAAGGACCTCCGGCGTGCCGTCATCTTCGGGCGCAACGACCTGGTCCGCGACGCGCCCATCTCTCGAGTGCAACTGCTGGTGTGTCGCAACACGTTGATGTACCTCAATGCCGACACTCAGCGAGCGGTCCTGGGTCGTCTGCACTTCGCCCTGGCACCGACCGGCGTGCTGTTCCTGGGCCACGCGGAGATGTTGCTCAGCCACGCGGACAAATTCACGCCGGTGGACCTCAAGAACCGGCTGTTCGTGCGCGCCGCCGGATCGCACAGCGAACTCGGGCGGGTCACCGAGCTCGCCGACCCGCAGCTCGAACGCCTGGGGAGCCTCGCCGGTCTGGATCCGCTGCGCGATCTGGCCTTCCGCGCCAGTCCGGTGGCGCAATTGGTGGTCACCGGCGACGACACGGTCGCCATGATCAATCAGCAGGCCGAGTCCTTGTTGAACCTCTCGGCCCGCGACATCGGCCGACTGCTCAGAGATCTCGAGATCTCCTACCGGCCCATCGAGTTGCGCGCGTACGTCGAGCAGGCCAAGGTCGAGCGGCGGCCCGCCCGCATCACCGACGTCAGCTGGCAACGCCCGGGTGAGGACCCGGTGTGGTTCGAGCTCCACATCACGCCACTGGTGGGCGCGGACAACGGCCTCGTCGGGGTGTCGATCGCGTACTTCGACGTGTCGGCGAACCGGTCGCTCGTCGACAAGGTGGTGCACACCAACAGCCAACTGGAGGCTGCCTACGAGGAATTGCAGTCCACGAACGAAGAACTCGAGACCACCAACGAGGAACTGCAGTCGACGGTCGAGGAACTCGAGACCACCAACGAGGAGCTGCAGTCCACGAACGAGGAACTCGAGACGATGAACGAGGAGTTGCAGTCCACGAACGACGAACTCCACACCATCAACGATGCGTTGCGCGAGCGCACCGGCGAACTCGCCGACACCACCGACTTCCTCGACTCATTGGTCGACTCCATCCGATTGGGCATGATCGTAGTCGATCGTGAGATGCGGGTGGTGTCCTGGAATCGCGGCAGCGAGGAACTGTGGGGTCTACGTGCCGAGGAGACGACCGGCATTCCTCTGGCCGACCTCGACTTCGGCCTGCCACTCGACGGCATGAAGGCACTGATCGGTAGTGCGTTCGTCGACGGCAATGCGCACGACGAGACCCAGGTGAATGCCGTCAATCGGCGGGGCCGTCACGTCGACGTGAAGATCACCTGCACCTCGTTCCGCTCACGACAGGGCGCGATCACGGGCGCGCTGCTGCTGATGCGGACCGTCGACTAG
- a CDS encoding helix-turn-helix transcriptional regulator, with amino-acid sequence MSFGALALHRIVVSGSAQIYVAPPAKSVVVWLLDGHSTVTQFGEPRDLAAGDVVLAPAGPVPMTALVTDATASVVTIDPAVRGERFDAAVPPHLGGSGVRFTQSAPASDDLGRAWRETVSFVEHTVLGTADPSSEMLGVALRLVVATVLTVFPHEVDRDVRFDGAGATLPPVLAQAVRFVERNAHRDIGVEDIAGAVFVTPRRVQVLFREHLGTTPTGHVRDVRLRRAHRDLLQADRGSTTVSAVAARWRFTHTGRFAVHYRQVFGESPHETLRRYP; translated from the coding sequence ATGTCCTTTGGAGCGCTGGCGCTGCACCGCATCGTGGTGTCGGGCTCCGCCCAGATCTACGTCGCGCCTCCTGCCAAGTCGGTCGTCGTCTGGCTCCTCGACGGGCACTCGACGGTGACCCAATTCGGTGAACCACGCGACCTCGCCGCCGGTGACGTCGTCCTCGCCCCCGCCGGGCCGGTGCCGATGACGGCACTCGTCACCGACGCGACCGCGTCGGTGGTGACCATCGACCCCGCTGTGCGCGGTGAGCGCTTCGACGCCGCGGTTCCCCCGCACCTCGGCGGAAGCGGCGTGCGCTTCACGCAGAGCGCACCCGCGAGCGACGATCTCGGCCGCGCATGGCGGGAAACCGTGTCGTTCGTCGAGCACACCGTGCTCGGCACGGCCGACCCGAGCTCGGAGATGCTCGGGGTTGCCTTGCGACTCGTCGTCGCGACCGTGTTGACCGTCTTCCCGCACGAGGTGGACCGCGACGTGCGCTTCGACGGCGCCGGCGCGACGCTGCCGCCGGTGCTGGCGCAAGCCGTGCGCTTCGTGGAGCGCAATGCCCACCGCGACATCGGCGTCGAGGACATCGCAGGAGCCGTATTCGTGACGCCTCGGCGCGTGCAGGTGCTGTTCCGCGAGCACCTGGGAACGACGCCGACGGGACACGTGCGCGACGTACGGTTGCGGCGCGCACACCGCGACCTGCTGCAGGCCGACCGCGGGTCGACCACGGTGAGCGCGGTCGCGGCACGGTGGCGGTTCACCCACACCGGACGCTTCGCGGTCCACTATCGCCAGGTCTTCGGCGAGAGCCCGCACGAGACGCTGCGCCGCTACCCCTGA
- a CDS encoding UdgX family uracil-DNA binding protein (This protein belongs to the uracil DNA glycosylase superfamily, members of which act in excision repair of DNA. However, it belongs more specifically to UdgX branch, whose founding member was found to bind uracil in DNA (where it does not belong), without cleaving it, appears to promote DNA repair by a pathway involving RecA, rather than base excision.), whose product MGAEEFVPATRDTARLAEAARACRGCDLYQDADQTVFGAGPAAARLMLVGEQPGDQEDRKGEPFVGPAGRVLDKALDAAGIDREPVYVTNAVKHFKFTRAERGNRRLHKTPSRTEVVSCRPWLYAELSAVGPEVVVLLGATAAKSLLGNDFRITAHRREVLALPPALDAPDVTPDLVVTVHPSSILRGPPEQRDEAFDGLVEDLRFASGLLAGQG is encoded by the coding sequence GTGGGTGCAGAGGAGTTCGTCCCGGCGACACGGGACACCGCACGGCTGGCGGAGGCAGCGCGCGCGTGCCGCGGCTGCGACCTTTACCAGGACGCCGACCAGACGGTGTTCGGGGCCGGGCCCGCGGCGGCCCGACTGATGCTCGTCGGCGAACAACCCGGCGACCAAGAGGACCGCAAGGGCGAGCCGTTCGTCGGGCCGGCGGGCCGGGTGCTCGACAAGGCGCTCGACGCGGCGGGCATCGACCGCGAGCCGGTGTACGTCACCAACGCGGTGAAGCACTTCAAGTTCACCCGGGCCGAGCGCGGCAACCGCCGATTGCACAAGACGCCGAGCCGGACCGAGGTGGTGTCCTGCCGGCCCTGGCTCTACGCCGAACTGTCCGCCGTCGGACCGGAGGTGGTGGTGCTGCTCGGTGCGACTGCGGCCAAGTCGTTGCTGGGCAACGACTTCCGCATCACCGCGCACCGCCGAGAGGTCCTCGCCCTGCCGCCCGCGCTGGACGCCCCCGACGTGACGCCAGACCTGGTGGTCACGGTGCACCCCTCGTCCATCCTGCGCGGCCCGCCCGAGCAGCGCGACGAGGCGTTCGACGGGCTGGTCGAGGATCTGCGCTTCGCGTCCGGGCTGCTGGCCGGTCAGGGGTAG